Proteins encoded within one genomic window of Pectobacterium araliae:
- the ykgO gene encoding type B 50S ribosomal protein L36 gives MQVLSSLRSAKNRHKDCIVVRRRGRVYVICKSNPRFKAVQGGKKKKG, from the coding sequence ATGCAGGTGCTTAGTTCGCTGCGTTCAGCAAAAAATCGTCACAAAGATTGTATTGTGGTCCGCCGTCGCGGACGAGTTTACGTTATATGTAAATCCAATCCACGCTTTAAGGCCGTGCAGGGCGGAAAAAAGAAAAAAGGTTAA
- the tesB gene encoding acyl-CoA thioesterase II: MSQSLQHLLDLLHLEKLEEGLFRGQSDDLGLRQVFGGQVVGQAMSAAKQTVPTERNIHSFHSYFLLPGDSQKPIIYDVENLRDGNSFSARRVSAIQNGRPIFYMTASFQSHEEGFEHQNVMPDVAPPEALKSEQEIAQDMQHLLPPRFRDKFIQASPIEMRPVKFHNPLKGEVDEPVRHVWCRASSTLPDDRRIHQYLLGYTSDCNFLLTALQPHGVGFLEPGMQVATIDHSMWFHRDFRLDDWLLYSVESTSASGARGFVRGQFYTREGVLVASSMQEGVMRRRQP; the protein is encoded by the coding sequence ATGAGTCAATCACTACAACACCTTCTCGACCTCTTGCATTTAGAGAAACTCGAAGAAGGGCTATTTCGCGGACAAAGCGATGATTTAGGGCTACGCCAGGTCTTTGGTGGGCAAGTCGTGGGTCAGGCGATGTCAGCCGCCAAGCAGACCGTCCCTACCGAGCGCAACATTCACTCTTTTCACAGCTATTTTTTGTTACCCGGCGACAGCCAGAAACCGATTATTTATGACGTTGAAAACCTACGCGATGGCAACAGCTTTAGCGCCCGGCGCGTTAGCGCTATCCAGAACGGTCGACCCATTTTTTATATGACGGCCTCTTTTCAAAGCCATGAAGAAGGGTTTGAGCACCAAAATGTGATGCCAGACGTCGCACCGCCAGAAGCACTGAAATCTGAACAAGAAATCGCACAAGATATGCAGCACCTTCTCCCCCCCCGCTTTCGCGATAAATTTATTCAGGCCAGCCCGATTGAGATGCGTCCGGTTAAGTTCCACAATCCCCTGAAGGGAGAAGTGGATGAGCCAGTGCGACACGTTTGGTGTCGTGCCAGTAGCACGCTGCCGGACGATAGGCGCATTCACCAATATCTTCTCGGTTATACGTCTGACTGTAATTTTTTACTCACCGCCTTGCAGCCTCATGGCGTCGGTTTTTTGGAACCGGGTATGCAGGTCGCTACGATCGATCACTCAATGTGGTTCCACCGTGATTTCCGGCTGGATGACTGGCTGCTCTATTCCGTGGAAAGCACGTCCGCATCCGGTGCTCGTGGCTTCGTGCGTGGGCAATTCTATACCCGGGAAGGCGTGCTGGTTGCCTCCAGCATGCAGGAAGGCGTCATGCGTCGCCGCCAGCCGTAA
- a CDS encoding IS1182 family transposase → MLREPSPQQYQFETITLDELVPEDHLVRKIDAAINFEFIRDAVSHLYCPDNGRPAIDPVRLIKMMLLGYLFGVPSERRLVKEIQVNVAYRWFLRMGLTEKVPDASTLSQNRIRRFNGSDVFQQIFDHIVLQALSQGMANGRVLYTDSTHLKADANPRKAVNELRPEGVSEYFTQLNDAVEADRKQREKKPLPAARKATQNDAVKNTKVSTTDPESGFMHRDNKPKGFFYLDHRTVDGKHGIIMDTHVTPGNVHDSQPFIGRLERQVERFGLEPVAVGVDAGYFTAAVCQLTQEMGIALVPGYRRPHKGQNAFQKKHFRYDEERDVYVCPAEELLNYSTTDRNGYQHYRSDPTVCQRCEQRRQCTQNSKAQKTLTRHVWEASKEEANRLRLTKWGKKIYARRKETVERSFADAKQHHGHRYARFRGLSKVQMQCLLAATAQNMKKMALLALLYCLYVWLKRSCEGQYAALGKQKAQMTRLWKNIAIATCGR, encoded by the coding sequence ATGCTCAGAGAACCCTCCCCGCAGCAGTACCAGTTTGAAACCATCACCCTCGACGAACTTGTCCCAGAAGACCATCTGGTCCGTAAAATCGATGCTGCCATCAATTTTGAATTTATCCGCGATGCCGTTTCCCACCTCTATTGCCCCGATAACGGCAGGCCTGCTATCGACCCCGTTCGCCTGATTAAAATGATGCTGTTGGGCTACCTCTTCGGTGTCCCCTCTGAACGCCGTCTGGTCAAGGAAATCCAGGTCAATGTCGCTTACCGCTGGTTCCTGCGCATGGGCTTGACCGAGAAGGTCCCGGACGCCTCTACCCTTAGCCAGAACCGTATCCGTCGATTTAACGGCAGCGATGTCTTCCAGCAGATTTTTGACCATATCGTGTTACAGGCCCTGAGTCAGGGTATGGCAAACGGTCGTGTGCTCTACACCGACAGCACCCACCTGAAAGCCGATGCCAACCCGCGCAAAGCCGTGAATGAACTGCGCCCTGAAGGGGTCAGTGAATACTTCACGCAACTGAATGACGCGGTGGAGGCCGACAGGAAACAACGCGAAAAAAAGCCGCTGCCCGCCGCAAGAAAAGCAACCCAAAACGACGCCGTTAAAAACACCAAAGTGAGCACCACCGACCCGGAAAGCGGCTTTATGCACCGGGACAACAAGCCGAAAGGCTTCTTCTATCTGGACCACCGCACAGTAGACGGAAAGCATGGCATCATCATGGATACCCATGTGACACCAGGCAATGTGCACGACAGCCAGCCCTTTATCGGGCGACTCGAGCGGCAGGTAGAACGCTTCGGTCTGGAGCCGGTGGCGGTGGGCGTGGACGCGGGTTACTTCACGGCGGCGGTGTGCCAGCTCACTCAGGAGATGGGTATCGCGTTGGTTCCGGGCTATCGCCGGCCACACAAGGGTCAGAACGCGTTCCAGAAGAAGCACTTCAGGTACGATGAGGAGCGCGATGTGTATGTGTGCCCGGCAGAGGAGTTACTGAACTACAGCACGACAGACCGTAACGGCTATCAACATTACCGTTCAGACCCGACAGTGTGCCAACGGTGTGAGCAGAGACGGCAGTGTACGCAGAACAGCAAAGCGCAGAAAACGCTAACCCGGCACGTCTGGGAAGCATCGAAAGAGGAAGCCAACAGGTTACGGCTGACGAAATGGGGCAAAAAGATATACGCCCGGCGTAAAGAAACGGTGGAGAGAAGCTTCGCGGATGCGAAACAGCACCATGGTCATCGATATGCCCGGTTCCGTGGACTGTCGAAAGTACAGATGCAGTGCCTGCTTGCGGCCACAGCGCAAAATATGAAGAAGATGGCGCTGCTGGCGCTTCTTTATTGTCTTTATGTGTGGCTGAAAAGGTCTTGTGAAGGTCAATACGCCGCCTTGGGCAAGCAGAAAGCTCAAATGACGAGGTTGTGGAAAAATATCGCGATCGCGACCTGCGGTCGCTAA
- a CDS encoding YbaY family lipoprotein: MKLWHILGGITLSMTLVACAQRSDYGVSPQTGAPVTSVSSQRPAVAMPAVTGTVNIRQRIALPHNAVLTVTVSDASLADAPSKVIAQRVTRTEGKQAPFPFELAYNPADIQPNARILLSAAVAIDNRIVMVTENVLPVISNGVNSADLVLVPVASVPLPAKNQGPMISNPTNQTPHMLQGQPASSSVAPQPVW, translated from the coding sequence ATGAAATTATGGCATATCTTAGGCGGTATCACGTTATCGATGACTCTGGTTGCATGTGCACAGAGAAGTGATTATGGCGTTTCTCCTCAGACCGGTGCACCTGTTACCTCTGTTTCCTCACAACGACCCGCTGTCGCGATGCCTGCGGTAACGGGTACAGTGAATATTCGTCAGCGTATTGCGCTACCTCACAACGCCGTTCTGACGGTTACCGTATCTGATGCATCGCTGGCGGATGCGCCTTCAAAAGTGATTGCTCAGCGTGTGACGCGTACAGAAGGAAAGCAGGCTCCTTTCCCATTCGAGTTGGCGTATAACCCAGCTGATATTCAGCCTAATGCGCGTATCTTACTCAGCGCTGCGGTTGCAATCGATAATCGCATCGTGATGGTGACGGAGAACGTCCTACCCGTTATTAGCAACGGGGTGAACAGTGCCGATTTGGTGCTGGTGCCTGTTGCGTCTGTCCCGTTACCTGCGAAAAATCAGGGACCGATGATATCCAATCCGACGAATCAGACTCCTCATATGCTTCAGGGGCAACCTGCTTCGTCATCTGTGGCTCCGCAGCCAGTCTGGTAA
- a CDS encoding HHA domain-containing protein — translation MKKIDYLMRLRKCTTIDTLERVIEKNKYELSNDELEMFFSAADHRLAELTMNKLYDKVPTAVWRYVR, via the coding sequence ATGAAAAAAATCGATTATTTGATGCGTTTGCGTAAATGCACAACCATAGACACTCTCGAACGCGTTATTGAAAAAAACAAGTATGAACTCTCCAATGATGAGCTGGAGATGTTCTTTTCTGCAGCCGATCATCGCCTGGCAGAGCTGACGATGAACAAACTCTACGACAAAGTTCCCACCGCAGTATGGCGATACGTCCGTTAA
- the amtB gene encoding ammonium transporter AmtB, translating into MKKLLSSLGLGVAALLPTWAMAATPTIDKADNAFIMICTALVLFMTIPGIALFYGGLIRSKNVLSMMTQVSVTFAMVCILWVVYGYSLAFSEGNAFFGGFSTFMLKGIGIESISGTFYQFVHVAYQASFACITVALIVGAIAERIRFSAVLIFVALWLTFSYLPMTHMVWGGGYLAADGALDFAGGTVVHINAAVAGLVGAYLLGKRAGFGKEAFKPHNLPMVFIGTAILYIGWFGFNAGSAGAANGIAALAFLNTVVATAAAILAWVGGEWLVRGKPSLLGACSGCIAGLVAITPAAGTVGVGGALIIGLAGGVAGLWGVTVLKRWLRVDDPCDVFGVHGVCGIVGCILTGVFTSASLGGTGYAEGVTMAHQVWVQLFSVIVCLVWSGVVAFVAFKVADMVVGLRVPEDQEREGLDVNSHGESAYNQ; encoded by the coding sequence CTGGGCAATGGCTGCGACACCGACGATTGATAAAGCGGATAACGCTTTTATTATGATTTGTACCGCGCTGGTACTCTTTATGACTATACCGGGCATTGCTCTGTTTTATGGCGGCCTGATCCGCTCAAAGAATGTTCTGTCTATGATGACGCAGGTGAGCGTAACCTTCGCAATGGTCTGTATCCTGTGGGTTGTTTATGGATATAGCCTGGCCTTCAGTGAAGGTAACGCGTTCTTCGGTGGGTTCAGCACCTTTATGCTGAAAGGCATTGGGATTGAGTCTATCAGTGGCACCTTCTATCAGTTTGTGCACGTAGCGTATCAGGCTTCCTTCGCCTGCATCACCGTTGCGCTGATTGTCGGGGCAATTGCGGAGCGCATTCGTTTCTCTGCGGTGCTGATTTTTGTTGCACTGTGGCTGACCTTCTCTTATCTGCCAATGACCCACATGGTGTGGGGCGGTGGTTATCTGGCTGCGGATGGTGCGCTGGACTTCGCTGGTGGTACGGTCGTTCACATCAACGCCGCAGTTGCTGGATTAGTCGGTGCTTACCTGCTGGGAAAACGTGCTGGCTTTGGTAAAGAAGCCTTCAAACCGCATAACCTGCCGATGGTGTTTATCGGTACGGCAATCCTGTATATCGGCTGGTTTGGTTTCAATGCAGGCTCTGCGGGCGCGGCGAACGGTATCGCTGCTCTGGCTTTCCTGAACACGGTTGTCGCTACTGCTGCTGCAATTTTGGCATGGGTTGGTGGTGAGTGGTTGGTACGCGGTAAACCTTCTCTGTTAGGGGCGTGCTCTGGCTGTATCGCAGGTCTGGTAGCGATTACCCCAGCGGCGGGTACAGTCGGCGTGGGTGGCGCATTGATTATCGGTCTGGCTGGTGGTGTTGCAGGTCTGTGGGGCGTAACCGTACTGAAAAGATGGCTGCGTGTGGATGACCCGTGTGATGTGTTCGGTGTTCACGGTGTATGCGGTATCGTTGGTTGTATCCTGACGGGGGTATTCACGTCGGCTTCGTTGGGTGGTACTGGCTATGCAGAAGGTGTGACGATGGCGCATCAGGTTTGGGTTCAGTTGTTCAGCGTCATTGTTTGTCTGGTATGGTCTGGCGTGGTGGCATTCGTTGCTTTCAAAGTGGCGGATATGGTTGTCGGTCTGCGTGTACCTGAAGATCAAGAGCGCGAAGGTCTGGACGTCAACAGCCATGGTGAGAGTGCTTACAATCAGTAA
- a CDS encoding type B 50S ribosomal protein L31, producing the protein MKANIHPDYRTVVFHDTSADVYYRTGSTIKTDRTIELEGVNYPYVTIDVSSASHPYYTGKQKEYSKEGSTARFQQRFGNFFK; encoded by the coding sequence ATGAAAGCGAACATTCATCCTGACTATCGCACAGTGGTATTTCATGATACCAGCGCGGATGTCTATTACAGGACAGGGTCAACCATTAAAACCGATCGGACAATCGAACTTGAGGGCGTCAACTACCCTTACGTAACCATTGATGTTTCTTCGGCATCGCATCCCTATTACACTGGGAAGCAAAAAGAATATTCCAAGGAAGGCAGCACTGCGCGCTTCCAGCAGCGCTTTGGGAACTTCTTCAAGTAA
- the tomB gene encoding Hha toxicity modulator TomB, producing the protein MDEYTPKHYDIAQLRFLCENLCDESIATLGDSSHGWVNDPTSAINLQLNELIEHIATFILTFKIKYPNESELSEQVEKYLDDTYVLFSNYGINDAELRRWQKSKAKLFGMFSGENVCTPAKT; encoded by the coding sequence ATGGATGAGTACACACCAAAACATTATGATATTGCCCAACTCAGATTCTTGTGTGAGAATCTGTGTGATGAAAGCATAGCAACGTTAGGCGATAGCAGCCATGGCTGGGTCAATGATCCAACCTCTGCGATCAATCTCCAATTAAATGAGCTTATTGAGCATATCGCTACATTTATTCTCACATTTAAAATAAAATACCCTAACGAAAGTGAGCTTTCAGAGCAGGTTGAAAAGTATTTGGATGATACTTACGTCTTGTTTAGCAACTATGGTATTAATGATGCTGAACTACGACGCTGGCAGAAGTCTAAAGCAAAATTATTCGGAATGTTCTCAGGGGAGAACGTCTGTACGCCTGCTAAAACTTAA
- a CDS encoding MGMT family protein, with the protein MSEENDNFRQRVFQIVAAIPYGKIATYGDIAQLADSPRASRQVGGVLKRLPKDSKLPWHRVINRKGEISLVGGDYIRQKSALQAEGVIFNRQGKVDLAKYRWQYAP; encoded by the coding sequence ATGTCAGAAGAAAACGATAATTTCCGCCAACGCGTTTTTCAAATCGTCGCGGCGATTCCCTATGGAAAAATAGCAACCTATGGCGACATCGCGCAACTTGCCGACTCACCCAGAGCATCGAGGCAAGTCGGCGGAGTGTTAAAACGCTTACCGAAAGACAGCAAACTCCCCTGGCATAGGGTCATTAATCGTAAAGGCGAAATATCACTCGTCGGCGGAGATTACATACGCCAAAAATCAGCGCTACAGGCAGAAGGCGTGATTTTCAATCGTCAGGGAAAAGTTGATCTTGCGAAATATCGCTGGCAATACGCGCCATAA